In a single window of the Solea senegalensis isolate Sse05_10M linkage group LG1, IFAPA_SoseM_1, whole genome shotgun sequence genome:
- the myd88 gene encoding myeloid differentiation primary response protein MyD88 isoform X1, whose translation MACSDAECDLETVPLIALNVTVRKKLGLYLNPRNTVAADWMAVAEEMDFTYLEIVNYKTTKNPTAVILDEWQARTKDATVGKLLSILMKLERNDVLEDLRHQIDEDVRRYREKAAEPPVQVPVVDSCVPLTSEKSGITLRDSPEGAPELFDAFICYCQSDFNFVYEMIRQLEQTDYRLKLCVFDRDVLPGSCVWTITSELIEKRCRRMVVVISDEYLDSDACDFQTKFALSLCPGKPLSYLPGAQKRRLIPVMYKSMTKPFPSILRYLTLCDYTRPCTQTWFWVRLAKALSLP comes from the exons ATGGCCTGCTCTGATGCCGAATGCGACCTGGAGACGGTTCCTCTCATCGCGCTGAACGTGACGGTGAGGAAGAAGCTAGGACTCTACCTGAACCCCAGGAACACCGTGGCCGCGGACTGGATGGCTGTGGCCGAGGAGATGGACTTCACGTACCTGGAGATCGTGAACTACAAAACGACCAAAAACCCCACCGCCGTGATTCTGGACGAGTGGCAGGCTCGCACCAAAGACGCGACCGTGGGGAAGTTGCTGTCAATCCTGATGAAGCTGGAGAGAAACGACGTTTTGGAGGATCTTCGCCATCAGATTG ATGAGGATGTCAGGAGATACCGCGAGAAGGCAGCTGAACCCCCAGTGCAGGTTCCAGTGGTGGACAGCTGTGTCCCACTCACTTCTGAGAAGAGCGGTATCACCCTGAGGGACAGCCCCGAGG GTGCTCCCGAGCTGTTTGACGCCTTCATCTGCTACTGCCAGAGTGACTTTAATTTCGTCTATGAAATGATCCGCCAGCTCGAACAAACAGATTATAGACTGAAACTGTGCGTGTTCGACAGAGATGTCCTCCCTGGCTCCTGTGTATGGACCATCACGAGTGAACTCATTGAGAAGAG GTGTAGGAGGATGGTTGTGGTGATTTCTGATGAATATCTTGACAGTGATGCCTGTGACTTTCAGACTAAGTTTGCTCTCAGCCTCTGTCCTGGTAAGCCTCTGTCCTATCTTCcgg GAGCCCAAAAGAGACGACTTATCCCAGTGATGTATAAGTCGATGACAAAGCCATTCCCCAGCATCCTGCGCTATCTCACGTTGTGTGACTACACCAGGCCTTGCACACAGACCTGGTTCTGGGTGCGGCTGGCCAAAGCACTTTCCCTCCCATAA
- the myd88 gene encoding myeloid differentiation primary response protein MyD88 isoform X2, producing the protein MACSDAECDLETVPLIALNVTVRKKLGLYLNPRNTVAADWMAVAEEMDFTYLEIVNYKTTKNPTAVILDEWQARTKDATVGKLLSILMKLERNDVLEDLRHQIDEDVRRYREKAAEPPVQVPVVDSCVPLTSEKSGITLRDSPEGAPELFDAFICYCQSDFNFVYEMIRQLEQTDYRLKLCVFDRDVLPGSCVWTITSELIEKRCRRMVVVISDEYLDSDACDFQTKFALSLCPGAQKRRLIPVMYKSMTKPFPSILRYLTLCDYTRPCTQTWFWVRLAKALSLP; encoded by the exons ATGGCCTGCTCTGATGCCGAATGCGACCTGGAGACGGTTCCTCTCATCGCGCTGAACGTGACGGTGAGGAAGAAGCTAGGACTCTACCTGAACCCCAGGAACACCGTGGCCGCGGACTGGATGGCTGTGGCCGAGGAGATGGACTTCACGTACCTGGAGATCGTGAACTACAAAACGACCAAAAACCCCACCGCCGTGATTCTGGACGAGTGGCAGGCTCGCACCAAAGACGCGACCGTGGGGAAGTTGCTGTCAATCCTGATGAAGCTGGAGAGAAACGACGTTTTGGAGGATCTTCGCCATCAGATTG ATGAGGATGTCAGGAGATACCGCGAGAAGGCAGCTGAACCCCCAGTGCAGGTTCCAGTGGTGGACAGCTGTGTCCCACTCACTTCTGAGAAGAGCGGTATCACCCTGAGGGACAGCCCCGAGG GTGCTCCCGAGCTGTTTGACGCCTTCATCTGCTACTGCCAGAGTGACTTTAATTTCGTCTATGAAATGATCCGCCAGCTCGAACAAACAGATTATAGACTGAAACTGTGCGTGTTCGACAGAGATGTCCTCCCTGGCTCCTGTGTATGGACCATCACGAGTGAACTCATTGAGAAGAG GTGTAGGAGGATGGTTGTGGTGATTTCTGATGAATATCTTGACAGTGATGCCTGTGACTTTCAGACTAAGTTTGCTCTCAGCCTCTGTCCTG GAGCCCAAAAGAGACGACTTATCCCAGTGATGTATAAGTCGATGACAAAGCCATTCCCCAGCATCCTGCGCTATCTCACGTTGTGTGACTACACCAGGCCTTGCACACAGACCTGGTTCTGGGTGCGGCTGGCCAAAGCACTTTCCCTCCCATAA